One genomic window of Ruminococcus gauvreauii includes the following:
- a CDS encoding DUF4097 family beta strand repeat-containing protein — protein MKSKNRIWLISFGCIGIGIVLLAAGMMLGGRPGFYIDRTGIHSQYSNLSDAPHIQKKMKLDEFSSIDIDLNYADIKIEPSDGYYIEYQLDGADPEPALEVKNGKLRFKESSAGGFFIGGLNFFTFSGFSRNDYNYYVKLYVPADKHFSTVKLVSDDGMISTGDISAESMDITDDYGQVSIGSFKGKELSINMDDGRLRIQNLNTDTALISNDYGECEIENMTVRSLEARLDDGDFKVSKGHAANLDINNEYGDVILGMSEKLDAYDLDLETEYGRIEVQGYPEMSNSDDEARFKSNNGAEHKVKIRCDDGNIVIAQAK, from the coding sequence ATGAAGAGTAAAAACAGAATCTGGCTGATATCATTTGGCTGTATCGGAATCGGCATCGTGCTGCTGGCCGCAGGTATGATGCTGGGGGGACGCCCGGGATTTTATATTGACAGAACCGGTATACATTCTCAGTACAGTAATCTTTCTGATGCTCCGCATATACAGAAAAAGATGAAACTGGATGAATTCTCCAGCATTGACATCGATCTAAACTATGCGGATATAAAGATCGAGCCTTCTGACGGCTACTATATAGAGTATCAGCTCGACGGGGCGGACCCGGAACCGGCACTCGAAGTGAAAAATGGAAAGCTGCGGTTCAAAGAAAGTTCAGCAGGCGGTTTTTTTATAGGCGGATTAAACTTTTTCACATTCAGCGGCTTCAGCAGAAACGACTACAATTATTACGTGAAATTGTACGTACCCGCGGACAAACATTTTTCAACGGTAAAACTCGTGAGTGACGACGGCATGATCAGTACCGGTGATATCAGTGCCGAATCCATGGATATCACCGACGACTATGGTCAGGTTTCCATTGGGAGCTTTAAAGGCAAAGAGCTCAGTATCAACATGGATGACGGGAGACTAAGAATTCAAAATCTGAATACAGATACCGCACTGATCAGCAACGACTACGGCGAATGCGAGATTGAGAACATGACAGTCAGGTCTCTGGAAGCGCGGCTGGATGACGGTGATTTCAAGGTGTCGAAGGGCCATGCCGCAAATCTGGATATTAATAATGAATACGGAGATGTGATACTCGGCATGTCTGAGAAGCTGGATGCTTACGACCTTGACCTGGAGACAGAATATGGACGCATTGAAGTTCAGGGCTATCCGGAAATGTCCAACAGCGATGACGAAGCACGATTCAAGTCCAATAACGGCGCAGAACATAAAGTGAAGATCAGGTGTGACGATGGCAATATCGTCATTGCACAGGCAAAATAA
- a CDS encoding DUF1700 domain-containing protein, whose product MNRDEYMKQMRHLLRRLPKEDYDRAIEYFEEYFEEAGPEHEQQAIEDLGSPEIAADQIIRDLAMENAAKPNVSVKRGMSAVWVGILAVFAAPIGLPLALAAGAVLLAIVLVVLSVIFAIFITAVALAASAVPLLIGSIWLLFTSPVNGLANIGLSLIAVGIGIWIIKGCFWLCRWFLNLMTRLFGRIARRGSDHEE is encoded by the coding sequence GTGAACAGGGATGAATATATGAAACAAATGCGTCATCTTCTCCGCAGGCTTCCCAAGGAAGATTATGACAGGGCAATTGAATATTTTGAAGAATATTTCGAGGAGGCCGGCCCGGAACATGAACAGCAGGCGATCGAAGATCTGGGATCACCGGAGATAGCGGCAGACCAGATCATCCGGGATCTGGCGATGGAAAACGCCGCGAAGCCAAATGTCAGTGTCAAACGCGGTATGTCTGCAGTCTGGGTTGGGATCCTGGCTGTATTCGCCGCACCGATCGGGCTTCCTCTGGCATTGGCAGCGGGAGCCGTGTTACTGGCCATTGTACTGGTCGTTCTCAGTGTCATTTTTGCCATTTTTATCACGGCAGTGGCGCTTGCCGCGTCCGCTGTCCCTCTCTTGATCGGGAGCATCTGGCTGCTGTTCACATCACCAGTCAACGGCCTGGCGAATATCGGCCTGAGCCTGATTGCCGTCGGTATTGGAATCTGGATCATTAAAGGCTGCTTCTGGCTGTGCAGATGGTTCTTGAATCTGATGACGAGATTATTTGGAAGAATCGCAAGGAGGGGATCTGACCATGAAGAGTAA
- a CDS encoding PadR family transcriptional regulator has product MIFPLNAPMFDLLVLAVVDKEDAYGYQITQIVKRVSNTKDSTLYPILRRLQEDNCLTAYDEQFQGRNRKYYRITENGKEKYQNLLHEWTLYKNEVDKIIEGGSESEQG; this is encoded by the coding sequence ATGATTTTTCCTCTGAACGCGCCCATGTTTGATCTGCTTGTCCTTGCCGTAGTGGACAAAGAAGACGCTTACGGATACCAGATCACTCAGATCGTAAAACGAGTCTCAAATACGAAGGATTCAACGCTATACCCCATACTGCGGAGACTTCAGGAAGATAATTGCCTGACCGCCTACGATGAACAATTTCAGGGACGTAACCGCAAGTATTACCGTATCACAGAAAATGGGAAAGAAAAATATCAAAATCTTTTACATGAATGGACGCTTTATAAGAATGAAGTAGATAAAATTATAGAAGGAGGGTCAGAAAGTGAACAGGGATGA
- a CDS encoding ABC-F family ATP-binding cassette domain-containing protein, which translates to MSILNVEHLTHGFGDRAIFQDVSFRLLKGEHIGLIGANGEGKSTFLNIVTGKLMPDEGKVEWAKNVRVGYLDQHAVLAQGMTIRDVLKTAFTYLFEMEEKMNEICDQLGTADEETMTVLMDELGTIQDMLTMHDFYVIDAKVEEIARAFGLQEIGLDKDVTDLSGGQRTRVLLGKLLLEKPDILLLDEPTNYLDEEHIAWLKRYLTEYENAFVLISHDLPFLSEVINIIYHVENQELTRYVGSYEEFQKVYEVKKAQLEAAYKRQQQEISQLKDFVARNKARVSTRNMAMSRQKKLDKMEVIELAAERPKPEFHFRMGRTPGKYIFETKDFIIGYGEPLSKPLNIALERGSKIALTGANGIGKTTLIRSILGLVKPVAGSCTLGENLAVGYFEQESAPDNKSTCIEELWEEFPSYTQYEVRAALAKCGLTTKHIESQVRVLSGGEQAKVRLCKILNRETNVLMLDEPTNHLDADAKEELKRALNEYRGTLLLICHEPEFYQDIVQEVWDCSKWTTKIV; encoded by the coding sequence ATGAGTATATTGAACGTAGAGCATCTCACCCACGGCTTTGGAGACCGTGCGATTTTTCAGGATGTCTCATTTCGGCTGTTAAAAGGAGAGCATATTGGCCTGATCGGCGCCAACGGAGAAGGCAAATCCACGTTTTTGAATATTGTGACCGGTAAGCTGATGCCGGATGAAGGGAAGGTTGAATGGGCGAAAAATGTCCGTGTGGGTTATCTCGACCAGCATGCGGTGCTGGCGCAGGGGATGACGATAAGGGATGTCCTGAAAACAGCTTTTACATATCTTTTCGAGATGGAAGAGAAGATGAATGAGATCTGTGATCAGCTGGGGACTGCCGATGAAGAGACAATGACCGTACTGATGGATGAGCTTGGAACGATTCAGGATATGCTGACAATGCATGATTTTTACGTGATCGATGCGAAAGTAGAAGAGATAGCCAGGGCTTTTGGACTGCAGGAAATTGGACTGGACAAGGACGTCACCGATCTGAGCGGCGGTCAGAGAACGCGTGTGCTGCTTGGAAAGCTGCTGCTGGAGAAACCGGATATTTTGCTCCTGGATGAGCCGACCAATTATCTGGACGAGGAACATATCGCCTGGCTGAAGCGTTATCTGACGGAATATGAGAACGCTTTTGTTCTGATATCACATGACCTGCCGTTCTTAAGTGAAGTGATCAACATCATATATCACGTGGAGAATCAGGAACTAACCCGCTACGTCGGAAGTTATGAAGAATTTCAGAAGGTATATGAGGTGAAGAAAGCCCAGCTGGAGGCAGCTTATAAAAGACAGCAGCAGGAGATCAGCCAGCTGAAAGATTTCGTGGCGAGGAATAAAGCGCGCGTTTCCACAAGAAATATGGCGATGTCACGGCAGAAAAAACTGGATAAAATGGAGGTAATCGAGCTGGCGGCGGAACGTCCGAAACCGGAATTTCATTTCCGTATGGGGCGTACACCCGGGAAATATATATTTGAGACCAAGGATTTCATCATCGGTTACGGGGAACCTTTATCAAAACCGCTGAACATTGCGCTGGAACGCGGAAGTAAGATCGCACTGACAGGTGCAAACGGAATCGGTAAAACCACGCTGATCAGGAGTATACTGGGACTGGTAAAGCCTGTCGCCGGCTCCTGCACACTGGGAGAAAATCTCGCCGTCGGTTACTTTGAGCAGGAGAGTGCACCGGACAACAAGTCCACCTGCATCGAGGAACTGTGGGAAGAATTTCCATCCTATACCCAGTATGAAGTGCGGGCTGCTCTGGCGAAATGCGGTCTGACCACAAAACATATCGAAAGTCAGGTGCGTGTCTTAAGCGGAGGCGAACAGGCAAAAGTCCGTCTCTGCAAAATCCTGAACAGGGAGACTAATGTGCTGATGCTGGATGAGCCGACGAACCATCTCGACGCTGACGCAAAAGAAGAACTGAAGCGCGCCCTGAATGAATACAGGGGAACATTGCTTTTAATCTGTCATGAACCGGAGTTTTACCAGGATATCGTGCAGGAAGTATGGGACTGCTCCAAATGGACGACTAAAATCGTGTAA